TGGCAAACTATGTTTGTGAATCGAAATCCCCGAGACTGGACCTGGATGCGGGTGATACAAATAAACACCATCTTCTTCCTGTACACCAGAATCAACATCCCAAAACCCAACATTCCCAAACTTATTCCCCACTACAATGATTCTTCTGTCGCTACAAGGAAAAAACCGTACATTTAATATCCTCCCCGGCACGACTCGCGCGATATTCTCCGGATCCAGACTCAAGGATTCCAGTTCCAAACAACTCCCACTTTCACGCACACCCTCCATCAAATCCCCACCATTTTTATCTCCAAATttcttatcttctttctttgaaaCTTCCATAATTCTTTCAATCAGTAATTTATCAGACCCGGTTCCACGATACGCATCTCTCACACTAAGAGGGCCCAAAGCGCGCGGCGAAGGCTTCGACGAGGTCGGAGATTTGACAACCTTATCGGTTGCTTCGACAATATCGCTAAGACCTTTGGAGTCAGAGTGATCTGGCGGCATCCCACGCGTACGCAAGGACCGTCGGATAACGATTGGAGCCTCGGTTTTGGGTTTCTTCTCTGGACTCACTTTGTACGATTTGATTCCAACCCTGCCattaaaagaacaaaataagaCATGGATTTTCATTATCAAATGACTATAATGATGGGTGTTCCCTTATCCCAGAATACAAAGATGGGTTTAACTCCATCAAACCTTTGGCGCTTGGAAGCAGCGGAGAGCTCGGCGACCTTGGAGTGGATTTTAAGGGAAGCCATCAGTTGATCATTCCGACGAATATTATCGAGGCGCTTGAGCTCATACTCTGTAAGTTGCTGTGACGACTCCATGGGAGAGGTTGAGAACTcactcacagagagagagagagagagagagagagagagagagagagggtggttTAGGTTCTAACTGGGAATTTTAGAATTATTGGGGGGCCTGAATATATGGGGCGGGCGTGGCGGGAAATGGCACTGGCGGGAATAATAATAAGCCACAATTGGCTTGGAGTTGGGACTTTGAGATTTTTCCTCAACTGCTCgaaaattttctctcttttattacatataaaataaataaagatatataGTATGTTTTCAATTCTCACTAATTATACAAAAAGATGATCATTCATTCTCAAGACCAGttctacaaaaatatttttttttgataagtaaaagaaaatatattagaaCAAGAAAAGGGCAaggcccgagtacacagggggTATACAAAGAGCCTTGCTAAAGGCTAAGAGCTGCGAAGGGCAGCATAAAGTTCAGTAAAAGAAGTgccatttagtacaatagagGAAGCCCATAAAACTAAAGTATGGTAAAAGAAATCCCTAAAGCCTTCCGGTGAACGCTCCTTATCCTCGAAACAGCGACTATTCCTTTCGTTCCAGGTGCACCACATTAGGCAAAGAGgcaccattttctaaatatcTGCAACCTGCCCTTTGCCCCGGACTCCTCTCCAACAAGCCAACAGATCAATCACCTTTCGAGGCATTACCCATGCCAAGCCTAGTCTTGCGAAAATGTCATCCCATAAAACTGTAACTACTTCGCAGTGAAGGAGTAGATGATCCACTGTCTCACCGTTATGtttgcacatatagcaccaatTCGTTAGGTAGAGGCCACGGCTTCTCAGTTTATCAATAGTCAAAATACTCTCATGAGATGCTAGCCATACGAAGAATGCCACTTTTAAGGGGGCCTTAGTCTTCCAAATACACTTCCAAGGGAAAGCAGTGTAGGGGTGTGCCGAGAGTGCCTTGTTGAAGGAATGTACTGAGAAACGCTTATTTCCTGTGAGTGACCAAAGCATGTGATCTTCACCATCAGCATGTAAATTCGACGCTTGTAGTGCGCTGTAAAAATCAGTAAAGTCTCCcaattcccaatcttgtgcatcTCGGGTGAATCTGACTGACCAATGAGTGAAGGTTGAGTTGTTGTCCAAATTGTCAGCAACTGTGGCCTCTTTATCAGACGCGATTCTGTATAGGGATGGAAAAGTGAGCTTCAGAGCAATCTCGCCGCACCAAGTGTCATGCCAGAAGCTAACTTGGTTGCCCCTTCCTACCACCATTCTGCAGTTAACAAAAAAGGCTTCCCAACCGTTGCGTATGAACTTCCACAAACCTACTCCATAGGCCCCTCTTACTGCGTTGGAACACCAACCCCCCTGTAGGCTTCCATATTTGCTGTCGATAActtctacaaaaatatataaagaggaTATTTCCAAAAGCTTGCCAATCATACAAAAGGATAATCATTATTCAGACTCAATTTTAGTTAATTTTTCATTCACATATAAGATCTTAAAATTTCAGTTATTTCTTTTGGGTTCATTTGGCtcatatttttttggttaagaAATGATAGTGCATTCGTGAGTGTGTAAGCGACgtgtaatcatttttaaaaaagtaaataaatacggacccatatcaaaataaattgatattttaatattaaactccactctttttcaaagcgactgcacggtGATTGTGTACTCCACAagtgtatgtaacattactcttatttGCTTTATCATCCTTTATTACTTATATAGTGTCATGTGTTTGGGAGTCTTACTGCTTGTTTCAGAAAATTATCTGGTTTGCGCATGATATTCCAACAAAATGCATAGGCAAATCTGAAATCACTTGTATCCAAGATTGAGGGTATTATCCCAccacaagaaaatgaaaaatccaTGATCATTCTGTATTTTCATATTAACTACAAATGGTTGTCATCATGCTAAAAGCCTAGAGCCTCGATCTTTTAAGGAGTAATGGCAAAAACGATTAACAATCTCTGCGGAAAAGACAGATCTTGTTATACGAAATATGATTGACAACCATATTTCTGTATAATAACATAATAGCTGCTTTAGACTTCATTCAATCCCTTGGAGTGTATCATTTTTTACCCAATCTCCCAATCAAACTGCAACACATCCCAACCAGCAATGTACCTGTTGTACCATTGATAgtagaaaatagaatgaaaaaaagaaagatcacGTATAACTTCTTTAACCATCGGCCTTCCTGTTGCTTGTACCATCGGGCAGCTTCTTTCAGCTTTCACAATGTGTTCTAGACTGTGTAGTGTTGTTGGATGGTTTCAATGTCTAGGCCCTTCAGTTTCACCACAGAGTCAACGTGCCCCTTGAGAGTGTGTAGCTCCCTTAGCCTGCAAATTAAAACTAGTTTATGCTAGACATCGTTTTGATATGAGAATATGGCTTTTCTAGTAAAACTAAATGATATTGGAATGCTTAACTACACAATTAACCATGTAGAAGTTGGCCATCATTGAATGCATTCGCAAATacttttcattgttttgaacGAGGAATTTGAGTTCGATGGTGGTCCTCAGACAGTATTTCTCATAGTTAGGTAGCGggttttaaatttcataaggTCTAGTACACGTCTTTAGGTATGACTTCAGATGGTGCTGGAgtttgattttgtaatttaCCTAGCAACTTCAGCCCGCCTCTTGGCCTGCTCAGCAATCTCAGACAGGTCCCCATAGTTGTTCTTGTCATTGAATAATTGTTCTGGGGGCTGGAGACCATGGAGTGTACGTTGAGCCATTGCCCATTGTGCCTCCCTCTCACCCTTTCCATAATCCTTCTTTGTGGTGAAAGCAGTCTTCGTTAGGTACATACATGAAGAAAACGAAATTGAttagggataaaaaaaaaaaaaaaaaaaaggatgacaTTGAATAACACTCGGTGAAGTGAAACAACATGGAAATTTTCAGTCTTTAAGAACCTTATTTTGGAGCATGTTATCCCAGGCCTTTCCAGTTAATGCGAAGCGAATAAAGAACTTGAGGACATCAAGAGGGATATAGGTGATGATGCTGTAGATCCATATCACTCCTGCCCATCCCCACCCAACACCATGGATCCTGGCGAATCCCCAGTGTGCATACACAGCAATGACAGTGGCCACCTAATTTCAATAGGTGAAAAATTAAGACAAGATAGAGGAATCATGCACAAGGAAATGACAAGAATGGATTCTACACAGtaataaatgaaaatactaACCAGTTGTGCTGCAATAAAGGCAGTGATAAGCAATAAACCAGGGCGTTCAACAAAGGACCAGCTCCTTGATCTAGTGACAAAAATGAGTGCCTGACTAATAATGCTCACTTGAAGGTAGATGGCTGAGTTAAGCTCTTCCAGGCTTTTACCAATGTGTCTCACGCCAAATGTTTCCTGCATTGATTGAACTCTCAATATCCATCTTCCATATAAAATCATTGAAATAATGTAAATTTAGCATGATTCACTTACTGAGAAGAATTCAGTGTCGTGTGCAAGATAGAAGAACAACACAGTCATGAGGGCCATGTAGGTTCCGAGTACAACCCCAGTGGCAAAGATTTCCTTCAACTTCCATGAGTCAGGCAGAGGAGATGGCTTCACCCTGTCCTTAGAGATAGTCATGATAGTTCCATCGTTCAAGATTGCTATAATCAGAACCATGAAAGGAGAGAAGTCAAACTCCCAGATGAGAGCAACAAGCATGAATCCCAATACAATACGTATTGTGATAGAAACAGCATAGATTGTGTAGTTCTTCATCCTCTGGAAGATGGCCCTGCTTGTCAACACAGCACTCACAATTACACTTAAACCTGGCTCTGTCAACACAATGTCTGATGCACTTCTGGCTGCATCAGTAGCATCAGCCACTGCAATACCAATGTCTGCCTTCTTGAGTGCTGGGGCATCATTGACACCATCTCCAGTCATTCCACAAATGTGCTTCCTTTCCTGTAGCTTCTTAACAATCTCATACTTGTGTTCTGCATACCCAAAATTTGAGATGTCAATAGTCCTATAAAATAGAATATCtctattgatttttatagatgcTAAATGATAGTTTTATTACCAGGGAAGACACCAGCAAATCCATCAGCCTTTTCAATGAGTTCATCAATTGGAATAGAGGCGATTGATTCATCCTTGCTTTGGCCAAGGAGAGATGAAGAGGGATACATGTTGGTGCCCATGCCAAGCCTTCGACCGGTCTCTTTCCCAATGGCAAGCTGATCACCTGTGATCATCTTGACATTGACACCAAGGTCAAGAGCGTGACGGATGGTTTCTGCACTATCATGCCTTGGAGGGTCAAAGAGGGGCAAGAGACCTAGGAACTCCCATGGACCTCCAGCACTTTCCTTTGTCTTCTCTGGAATAGTCTGAGAGAGAGTATATTCCAATTCGATTCAACTATGATATTTTACGTAAGTATGTCTAAACTCAATAAGTCATAATCTTAACTAATCTACCTGTCGAGAAACTCCCAAGGAACGAAGACCTCGATCAGCAAACTTATCTATGACCTCATGTGCCTTCTTCTTCACATCCCCCTTTAACTCACAGAGCTCAATAATCTGGTACACGAGTAAACTAATTAGGAATCACGTGAAATGTAATAAAAGTTAGTGAAAGCGAGATTTATTGAATATCCTAATTGAAATGCCATAATGGTTCACAAGGGCATTATCTTACTTGCTCAGGAGCACCTTTGCTGCATCTGTTCCAGTTTCCATCACCGTCAATATAGGTGATTGCAGTGCGCTTCTCCACAGGATTGAAGGGCAAGAAATGCACCTCAGTGATCCCTTCTCTTGCCTTCAAATTTCATAGTTAGtacaaataaatgaataaaaggtGAACTAGCACGAAATATGGCCCCCTAGAAAGAGGATAGAATCTTGCACCTCCTTAGGGTCACCTAACATCCCGACAATCGAAGCATCGATGGCATCTTGGTTTTCAACCCTGGAAGCCCTAGCAGCAAGCAAGACTAAAGTGTCCTTATCTACATTCTTTGGAAACACCTGCAGGTACAAATACACGAGTGGTAAGAAATACGATGAAGATGGTTACAAGGACCTTTATCCATTTGGCAAATACTAGTTTGGCCGTTTAAGCCGCCAACCTCAATCAAGTTCTTGTCAACAGTGAGCTTGTTCAGAGTGAGAGTCCCTGTTTTATCACTGCAGAGCACATCCATCCCTGCCATCTCCTCAATGGCTGTCATCCTCTTGGTGATGGCACCTTGTTGTGACAGGCGATGAGACCCAATAGCCATGGTAACGGACAAGACCGTTGGCATGGCAATTGGAATGCCTCCAATGAGAAGTACCAACAGGTTGTCAATTCCTTCTCTATATGCTCTATGTTGGATAGGATACATCACTACAATCTCAATCGCCATGCCGACCGCAATAGAGCAGATACAGAAGTTACCAATGGCTGTCAACACCTGATCGAATAACCAACCACCACAAAAAATTAatcccaaaaaagaaagaaagatagcaATATATTTGGGCGTCAATTATTATTAGCAAGTATACCTTTTGGAAGTGACCAACTTGGTTGGTGTTGTCCACAAGGTGAGCAGCTTTGCCAAAGAAGGTATGGACACCAGTTGCGATAACAACAGCCTCAATCTCACCTTGTTTGCAGGTGGAACCAGAGAAGACCTCATTGCCTGGGTTCTTGGTTACTGGTAGGGATTCACCGGTTAGAGAAGACTGGTCGATTTTTAGGGGATCGCCCTCCAGGAGACGGGCATCAGCTGGGATGATATCTCCCAACTTGATGCTGATCACATCTCCAGGTACCAGGATTGCTGCATCTTGCTCAGACCACTTTCCATCCCTCAACACCTACAAATTTCAttccatatatattttcttagtgGAGCAGCAAGTGgggatgtgtgtgtgtatggatCAACATTTTGTCATGTTTATCTTTAGCAATTAGGTGCAACACATATATACCTTGGTTTTAGGGGCAAGTCCTGCCATCAAAGCTGCTGCGGCATTGCCTGCGTTGTTTTCTTCAATGAAGCTAATAGTGGAGTTGATGATAAGCAAGACAACAATGCCAATAAAGTCTTGCCAATCCGGTGGCTTGCCCTGAATTGTTCAAAGTATtgtcaagagagagagagagagagagagagagagagagagagagagagagagagagagtgattaGTCTTACCCCTCCATTGGCCAAAACAATGGCCATAATTGCAGCACACTCCATGACCCATGAGAGGGGATTCCACATAAAGCCTAAGAACTTGAGGAGCTTACTCTCCTTTTTCTCCTCGAGCTTGTTTGGGCCAAAGATTTGGAGCCTCTTCTGGCCTTCCTCTATTGTCAAACCCTCTCTTGTACATTTCAACTGCTCGAAAACTTCATCAACAGGAATGCGCTCCTACACACAAATGAAGACAATCCATGGAATTAAAGACTTGTTAATGTATTAACTTCAAAAAAGTCGCGAATATAACATTTGCACTGGTAGAACATATGAGAACTGCTCGGTGGCCAAGAATATATACATGTGAAAATAAAGATGAACCATTGACGAATTTGAGTCATACAAAGTGCTTGATCATTATACATCGTACATGAAACAAAATCTAACCAAAAAAGGCCCATATCCAAATGAGAGTCACATAATAGTGGGAGAACAACGTAGGTAATTTTGCTTACAAGATCAACGTTCTCGTTCTTGACATCTTCCAAGGAGATGTTTCCGGAGGCCATGGTGAAAgatgaaagaaacaaaagaagtaAATATCACAAGTGATAGTTCAATAAAGAATGTGATCTATCCTTTTTCTTGCAGGCAGGCCAGAAATCtcccttctctcttctttctctgaGAGAGACCTAGTCTCTATGCCTCCTTGTCCTCCATGGAAagacacacagagagagaagagagaagagaaaacgGAAGTGAATGGGATTTCTTGTAAGGAAGATGAGCGAGCAGCAAGCAAATGATCAATAGGAGGCCATGCTTTATAACGAACGTTGGAGAGGGAAAAGTGAGGGAAGGAGCTTGAAAGGGTTACGTGCAACCCATGATTGCCCGTTGATTGCTGATGTAATTGACCTGTTACGTGCGACTTCGCATTCCTTGGAAAGGATTCGTTGGTGTCCTTTACTTTTGTTGTGGCTGACCAGAGTCTACGGTCATTTTtggttaattatatttatagagagataataatttgcatattttgaaaaaaaataacatctcgGAATTTGGTTGAAAGAAAGAGATCAAGACCCTTCATTTAATTTGTTATCGTTAAATGGTTCtgaaattttcatacaaattggtaaataatatatatatatatatatatatatatttagtaaacTAATAACCTTCTCTTTATTATCGTAACGAATTTTTAAGGTGAGGAGCCGAGAGCAGGGAATTCATGAAAAAGCAGCTTGAGCTATATTAAGGTAttaacataagaaaaaaaaaaaaaagattatgaagCTTATTTACTGTagtttttctttccaaacaAACAAGGGTTAGAACTAGAAGGTCTCTATTGGGACGCCAACTACCATGTTGTGTTCTCTATAATGTTTTGAGTGATTAGATAATAATGCTTTCATGTTTTTTCATTTAGGTTGCATCCTCCATATTTGTCTTCATTACAAGAAAACTGCTTATTTGTGGTAAATTATTTcctgttaaaatgagtttatttttgtcgCATATAATCATTCTCATCGCAAATAATCCATCACAAATACTCATTTTGTTTATA
This is a stretch of genomic DNA from Carya illinoinensis cultivar Pawnee chromosome 15, C.illinoinensisPawnee_v1, whole genome shotgun sequence. It encodes these proteins:
- the LOC122296023 gene encoding WD repeat-containing protein 76, whose amino-acid sequence is MESSQQLTEYELKRLDNIRRNDQLMASLKIHSKVAELSAASKRQRVGIKSYKVSPEKKPKTEAPIVIRRSLRTRGMPPDHSDSKGLSDIVEATDKVVKSPTSSKPSPRALGPLSVRDAYRGTGSDKLLIERIMEVSKKEDKKFGDKNGGDLMEGVRESGSCLELESLSLDPENIARVVPGRILNVRFFPCSDRRIIVVGNKFGNVGFWDVDSGVQEEDGVYLYHPHPGPVSGISIHKHSLPKIFTSCYDGFIRLMDAEKEVFDLVYSTDDTIYSLSQRSDDAKCLYFSEGPGGLNIWDDRVGKCSAQWNLHESRINTIDFNSENFNIMATSSSDGTACIWDLRSIGADKPKSLKEVRHKRAVHSAYFSPSGCSLATTSMDDTVGILSGANFDDNSMIKHYNQTGRWISSFRAIWGWDDSYVFIGNMKRGVDVISPAQRRTIFTLQSPHMSAIPCRFDAHPYNVGVLAGATSGGQVYMWTSS
- the LOC122296490 gene encoding ATPase 8, plasma membrane-type, whose product is MASGNISLEDVKNENVDLERIPVDEVFEQLKCTREGLTIEEGQKRLQIFGPNKLEEKKESKLLKFLGFMWNPLSWVMECAAIMAIVLANGGGKPPDWQDFIGIVVLLIINSTISFIEENNAGNAAAALMAGLAPKTKVLRDGKWSEQDAAILVPGDVISIKLGDIIPADARLLEGDPLKIDQSSLTGESLPVTKNPGNEVFSGSTCKQGEIEAVVIATGVHTFFGKAAHLVDNTNQVGHFQKVLTAIGNFCICSIAVGMAIEIVVMYPIQHRAYREGIDNLLVLLIGGIPIAMPTVLSVTMAIGSHRLSQQGAITKRMTAIEEMAGMDVLCSDKTGTLTLNKLTVDKNLIEVFPKNVDKDTLVLLAARASRVENQDAIDASIVGMLGDPKEAREGITEVHFLPFNPVEKRTAITYIDGDGNWNRCSKGAPEQIIELCELKGDVKKKAHEVIDKFADRGLRSLGVSRQTIPEKTKESAGGPWEFLGLLPLFDPPRHDSAETIRHALDLGVNVKMITGDQLAIGKETGRRLGMGTNMYPSSSLLGQSKDESIASIPIDELIEKADGFAGVFPEHKYEIVKKLQERKHICGMTGDGVNDAPALKKADIGIAVADATDAARSASDIVLTEPGLSVIVSAVLTSRAIFQRMKNYTIYAVSITIRIVLGFMLVALIWEFDFSPFMVLIIAILNDGTIMTISKDRVKPSPLPDSWKLKEIFATGVVLGTYMALMTVLFFYLAHDTEFFSETFGVRHIGKSLEELNSAIYLQVSIISQALIFVTRSRSWSFVERPGLLLITAFIAAQLVATVIAVYAHWGFARIHGVGWGWAGVIWIYSIITYIPLDVLKFFIRFALTGKAWDNMLQNKTAFTTKKDYGKGEREAQWAMAQRTLHGLQPPEQLFNDKNNYGDLSEIAEQAKRRAEVARLRELHTLKGHVDSVVKLKGLDIETIQQHYTV